The stretch of DNA GGTCCGCAGAGCTTAGGCCCGGGcaaatttgcttcaacatctgttcaattttgttgaatgatattgactgctggggtgggcaaacAGTGTCAACTcatcattaagtgcttattactGGTCCCAAGGGGAACAGTGAGTTCTGTTTACCctagaccctcaatgttccccaaGGCGAAGCCAACCATTGAGGGTCAAGAGGAACAAAACTCTCTGTTTCCCGTGGGGCCAGttgttaagtgttttgttatagtCCACAACTAAAAATGAACCAGACTGAATACGAGTATAATCCTTGCAATTTAATGCAAAGCAAAGCCAAACATTGAGGGTCAagaggaaacaaaactcactgtttcccttggggccagttgttaagtgttttgttatactcCACAACTGAAAATGAACCAGACTAAATACGAGTATAATCCTTGCAATTTAATTATACAGTAAGTCAAACATCTCAAATACAAATGAGcaacaattacatgtacatctcgTGTCAGTTATTGTATTTCTTCCTCATGTCATACTTGAAAGCATTTTGTTATGGCCATGACttaaagaaaacttgaaaattactcAGATTTCCAAATTTCATTGGAAATCGCATTGGACATGCTCACATATTTGCTACGCTTTCAGGAGACATGTCCTGCAtttccctagggagttagtgagttttttgCCTTCGGGAAGTCACACGCATACAGTTGTGAGGTTCATCACATGATACAATGTACGTTCTTGCCCAATAGAAAACTGCATTTCAGTTATGAGGTATGCACaacaacatttgattcaacaaagcttcacaaGAGGCCCAGTATTCAGTCCCAGACTGCAGCCACAGTTGTTAATGTGGATACAGACATAGATATGTCATTGAGAGACTGATTAGTGTGCGGGGATAACAGAAGaaatgttgaagcaaagtttaactGCCCTTAAACTCATTCAAAATCTATTCAACTTCCATTCAACTTGTTTCAACTCGTTGAAAGAGGGGGGCAAATGGTTTCAACATggctgttcaacaaaatgtaACGGATGTTGAAGATGTTTGCCTGGGCCTTTAGTGTGCAGgattcaagttgttgttttttatcaGTGAGCTAAGGACAGTGCTTACTATTGTGCATACCTTCTACACATCTCAAGATACTTGGGTTTCCTATTGGCAGTGCTTCCTAATACagactatgcagagaaagcagaacttcgcaagtgctcttggtatccaaaataaaaattaggGCTAACCAAGCATATTTTTTCGGACATACACTGTAActaagcttcagtttggaaaagaatgcctcACATTGCTtttaatttaaaacattttacaaaataatattgttgattaattatctttgaaaaatgcgtggctatatccccaattttctgtatggatttcaataacacttgttaagatctgcttttctggCACTTTCATAAATCgctaaaaatacctttgaattagtaggcaccatccttatgGGTACAGTGTAAGTCAGGAACCAGTTTGTAACTACATGTATCACTTGTGAACATAGGTGTGCCCTCAAGATCACACTTGCAGACATACTTTCACTTTTGCGGGAGTTTGACATCAGATTAAGTGGGGTGGGGAATCTGGTTTCAAggacatgtttttttttttttattgttgtccAGTTGTTTTTTATGGGGAGAGACATTAACGGCTTAAGTAAAGATTGATTGACTCATCATTTTTCATAATTTAGTAATCATTACTGGAAGATTCAACTAGATAAACTAAATACTTCATAGAAATTGAGAAATTTTGAAAGGCACTCGTGCTCTAAGATTGAAGAGATTTTGCAGAGTAACCAAGCATCCTGCTTGAGAGAAAAAAATTAGACTAAGAGGGATACGTTTCTTGACAATGTAGATTTTTGCATCTGAGGTAACCTCAGAATGTCGTGTCTCCTGTTTCCTTGTCAGATGTTaggaaatgtacatgtatcagtACACCAAAACATTGCCTTTACCTGTAGTTGACCACAACTTACAGTATATTTAATTTTACTTCAGTATAAAGAGTTTCTTCAGTTGTACAACAAGCTGACTCATAACTGCTTTCTGGCCTGTGTGACCAATCTGAATTACCGCAAGGTGACTGCTGAGGAGGTAGGATACTTCACATAAACTAAGTGCTCAACACAAAGTTAACAATGTACACCTGTAATTGGTTATTGGAACATGTTGAAGCCGGTAGCCTTGAACGTTTAAATGTAAACTGAATCCCTTTACTTATAGGGCTAACCTCTAGTATGAGTTTGAAtaaacatgtatgtatgtattttatgttatgttatgttatgttatgttatgttatgttacaTTCAAAAGCTAAAAGGAGGTTAGCCTCATATTTCCTTAGGATTGTAAGATCACAAATTACTTCAGTTGTGTAAGGAATTTTACTTTGTTATGAacacatacagtacatgtaaaattattattattattattattattattattattattattattatttttactacTATTATAATATAAATTTATAAGGTGCAAATATCTATATAAATGGATTGAAATCCCGGTGGGGATTCCTATTATACATGTATGGgctaatggggatgtgccgctggatggggtcgcattttcacgactggattgactataatggggttggcattttcaacagagttcccgacagagttactagaatggggtcgcaaattgtcaGGATTTTGGGGGAAAGCAAATTTTGACTAGATTcgtggtaaaaaaaaagttgttacagaaagaTCTGTAGTGCTGTATATTTAATATTTACGGTACTAGTTGCATTACATTcagttttgaaattacaattaaaaggctttatgtaaggtttatgAATAAACAGAAATTGACAAAGTTGGGGTCGCTAAAACTACAGTTAtccaaaagtgactaagatggagTCAACAATTGGTTATAAAATAGACTATAATGGAGTAGGGtaggggttctgagaggccagcAGCACAAACCCAGCGAAAATTGACCCAagactcccccccccccccctccctccacAAGTCAAATGCACCATGgatcaaaatttaaaatgaaaggCTAAAAGTTAACCTAACCTAATCTTAACCTAACTAAACCTGATCCTAAAATTGTAGGTTAAAATTATTATGATTCTTAACTTAAATATGATCTGTTAATTAATGTTGAAGAATGTTCATATGAAACTACATCCaggccaccaatgtggcccgggttcgattcccagttCTGGCTTTATATGTgggttcagtttgttggttctctactctgctccgagaggatTGACAAAACTCGGACCGTATCAATAACACCAGACAACGTACCGTAAacatccatgtataagccgcactttttttcacaaaattgaagctaTAAAttaagggtgcggcttatccatggatacatctgtgtttggagttttaaaaaacctaattaacattcatacaacttcttaagatctcagtaaagaaacataaaagaaactgagagcatgttgctgttgttcattgactttttaatgagtggtggctcccaaaggagccgtttgtgtcttcgaCTGTTTATCGGCGAATattgctctccaagagttctttcaagcgattaattttcgcttttctcgaacaagtaaacaccaacctacaaggaatctccattcctctgcacagctgtttgcagtgacgtcttcggccagtcacttccacgcgTATCTTTCCGTcacgtgcgataaaataccacaaaattctcgagtactcgcgaggtaaatggccgactgtttcgttgtccttgaccgCCTTCTCGGCACATTTGTCGACCGCAATATCAAGCTCCTTGTTCAgcatgaattttttcgcctGTTGTGGGTACATCCATGGATCTTTCTAGACGTAGTCATGATACCCAGaccctggcccagactcctccccatatttaaagcttggctactaagcacttgttcgttttgtttcaatatcgaaggaatttcaacttatggtgaaaccttgattgtttgttgttggtttatagcaatagaacgttactggaacttcaaactttattgtattacattttttttccaaaatctgtagAGAAGCAACTACTCCTTTCTAGCCTTCACAAACCTATCATCTGGAAAAGGTTCATTAATGACATTTTCTCAGTATGGACTTCAAGCAAACAAGAAATCAGCAATTTCGTTGATTTTGCTAACAGATTCCATGCCACAATCAAATTTACATGTGAAATGTCATCTGAACGCGCTGTTTTCTTAGATACCGAAGTTTTCAAAGGACCAAGTTCCGCGTCGAACAAAATACTCGATGTCCAAACACATTTCAAAGCCACAGAAACGTTCCAATACACGCACTTCTCTTCATGCCACCCCCTCAGCGTGAAAAAGGGTTTCATTAAAGGAGAGACACTGCGCTTGTTACGAACGAACTCAATTAAAGAGAAATTCGAGTCAAACAAACGGGATTTTAAATTCCGCCTACTCGAACGCGGCTATCCAGAAGAGcttgtaaacaaaatacaagCCGAAGTCGATTTCTCATCACGAAACAacgctttgaaatacaaaccaATGACATCCAAAAACATTCTACCGTTCGTCACCACCTACAACCCAAGCGTACCGAAACTTAAAGAGATCCTAATGAAGAACTGGTCTTTGATCACTAACAACCCGAACCTTGCACGAATTTTCCCGGATGCCCCTATTGTCGCTTACAGGAAGGACAAATCACTCAAAGACCTTTTGGTCAGAGCTAAGATCCCTCCCCAACGTTAAAAAATCTAGCAAACCCTAGATTTTAGCGACATACAGGCATTCTCTTACAGTCGCTTTTTAGAAAGACAATCACGGCTCTCAGGGAAAAGGGCTTTCCAGCCTTATAGAGCTCAATCTCTTTCgccttaaaaaaacaaaaggagttATCTGCGGTAAGGAGGATGACAACATTACAACCAtgaattctgtgcctttctctcttgtgtagtcgtgtcctcatttattgagactcgTCAAAATTACAGATTCCGAAGTGGAATTATCAAAGATACGATGAaattcgtcataacattgtcaactcttcacacatgaaaactgacaacaagTTTTTGCTTTACCCCAGTCCCTGACAATTGcacaatagcctgatttagcaacagaaagggaACGTCAGTTGACGAAAGGAGAGCCTGCAGAATAGTTATTATTCCATTCAaatatggatatttttgctgCGCGCGCCATTGTCAACTGACATTCCCGCTCTGTTGTGTGCAATTGGAAGGTACTGAggtaaagtaaagaattgttgccaattttcatgtttgaaaaagAACACCCTTGTGTACGCAGTCAATTTTTCACATTGTAAAGTGTATGtttcataattccgcttcggaatctgtaatcacctttgaaaaaaaaaacatttcgacgagtctcaataaatgaggagacgactacatGAGAGAAAGGCACAAAATTCGACTTCTCCTCTCCTCAGCACGTTGTCTGGTGACCGACCACTTTTGGCAgggattttgttattgatccagTAGGCGTTTTGTCAATCCGATCTGGTCTGATCacggttttgccaacggccaatGATTTTGCTTTCCAGGGATACCCCTTTTCATCTGATGTTGCGTGCACAAAATGGTTGAAAAATTTTGTTACACGCTGGTCTCAGTGACAATTACTCTGTAAAACACTCTGATTGTTAATGTTTCGTTTGCGAAACATCTTTAATACATCGGCATTTCCCTGAGCTTCATCCAGACAGCTCTTTGCTTTCCTGGGTGTAATTATTACTGAGACCAACACACTTGTGGGTAACaaagttgaactttggcgcagccggtaaggtgttttttaacCGTTTTGTGCATGCAACATCAGAAGAAAGACTCCCAGAAAAGCAAAATCAACCAGTTTCGGCGACTTTTCAATTCCTTCCGAAACTTTTGGCTCATATGAGGAAATTTGTAGCAGCACTATCGTCCTTGGTCTTAGCGGAATTTTGGGTCAATTTGAGCTTTTTGGTGGAATTTACAGCAGCTTATCTTTCGACTGCTGCATCGGAGTTTCCAACCTTGGATGAATACAGATACATATTAGGGAAAACACAGACGCTCAAAAAACGACAATTAAACTTTCTGAAAATCGCATAAAGCCTTACAAAAACCAAGATTCCGCTcatgtttttcactttcaagtacagtttttttttcatagcCTGCATAGCagccatttcttttccttttccaaacGCTCGCGAAGGGGACGAAAACTGCGAGAGAATGCGAAAAATCTCTTgcctgaccaaataatatgtcagagaacttccatctagagttgggttatcttaatgcctcgacaaagaagcgacctaAAGACATCGGCATCAAACatcaaaagagcatcgacgagaacgaattaactccagaggttcaaggaggacagctactgaccatggccacaaaccaaaacacgctgaagaagtcagaagaacgagtgaaagaattttaaaaaacaacacctccaaagagcataacgatctgctaagaaacgcagaaaaaaaaggcaTACAAAGCCTATAAGAAGCCAGCTACCTCGCTGATAAAGGGCACAATGTGacaggcgttcaaaaacaaaatgaatccgggcccgggtcaaacatttaagaacagaagatcactcgcttctaccgccgatgaatatatcggtcgagcctagaattaaattggcgcaaaagcgagacgccataaggtcacattcacattactgctgagaaaatcaacaccaagaaacgaaaaacattactttcgagaccagctattttcttggaagaaaacgtatcacacagcagtatagagattcaaatgtaaagcctcatagggcaaaaaccattgctaaatgaatactacaggaaccgcctaaaagaggcgtccattcaaatatgtactcaagaggcaacagaaaccagaccacgcaCAAGGCAGTTGTGTAGGtctgtcaaccctttttaacacAAAATAGAAGGTAGCTATAGATGAGTTTTATCTTCTAATGACAATATCTGCACCTTTCTCGTATTTACTTATCATTGATTTGAATTAGGATAAAAATCACAGCTAACACAACGTTTCTTAAATCTTAGGGATCTAAATTTTTGAGAACGTAGGCAACTTACCCTACAAGTTGTAATTATTCCATATGCCACGAGGGTGAACTTAGTTTGTTCCAGGAACAAAGCGAAAACACTCCAGCTTGGTGCAGTTACATGTAAATCCCTTACGCAAGTAGTCACCGATAAATCCTTCAACACTTATTGTCGAAGTCGTTAACAAAAGCTCTTGTGAAATGCTCTTTTTTTGAAGCATTCCGTGATCTTGAAGCGTCGATCAGAACAAGAAGATCCTCACGCTTCACGAAACCAAATCCTTATCTAATTCCATTCGCTGATCCAGTTCATGAAGCAAAACTCGGCAGCTGTAATGCTGCCTCTACAGAAAGAATATCCACGTAGTCACTCGAACTTTCCTAATGAAGTCCCAAGGCATAAACAGAGCGACTGTTTACTTACAAATTCGCAATGAATTTTCGCGAAGAACGAACTATCGCTCGAAAATTCGCAGCGCATTTTCAGGGCTCAGAGTGAATTATCACTTGAAAAATAACACCGATTGAAACAATAGGCGTTGCGAAATTGCGGCGAAAAATCAACGAAATATCGTTTCAAACGCTATTTCTTCGAAAAGCTGCGAAAAGCCAGGAATTTCGTCGGAAATcacttgcattacttttgcacagtactgtagaaCTACCCAATCAATTTCAAAGGGAATagaatataattttatttgctcagttgatagttaatgtacaatttaaagttggaaacaaagaaataaatagataaaataattataatgatcacaatttttaattaattagaTGTTTGAGCCTAGGAGCTAAATAAACTGATAGGCTTTCGAGGTAGCCCCTTGGGATGAAAGGGAAAGTACTGTTAATGTCTCCTGTACCACATCTTCCAGTCTtctataataattaataataatttattcatttatagtgTGCTTTTTAACATGCTAGGTGATCAAAAGTGCGTTACAACAATAAATAACCTAAGAACTACTAATACAATTTTTTAGAAATATACAAACAATTTAATATCTAAGAGATATTTAATTGTGTTGTCACTATTTCAGCCGCCATTCCTCAATTTCTGAGCCTTGCAAGCCCTCAGTCAACTACATCAATGGTTACCGTTACCAAGgatttgaaattgaaagtcaAGTCATTCATGTGTAAAGTTCAGTTCAAAAGTTGCAAGttgaatttgaaacttgaaagtcAAATATGAAATACAGAATTTTCCACTtcaatgtcaaattcaaaactttgATGTCAAATTAAAAACTTCATTGTTGAATATCAAGACTCAAATTTGAAACGTGGATGTCAAAttctgattttgaaaatttggcggAGATATAACTTACATGTAATACAAAGaaactcaaaattttgaaactttTGCTACGGGATTTTCATGAGTACAAGTATTTTTAGCATACAATGTTTAACAGTTACATTTAGACCCCCCTTATTAAGAATTATATTGAAATTATGTTGTCAAATTACCAACCACCACCCTCTGCTGATGATCAGTCAAAATTTGGATAAGACCAATGCCTAAGGcgtgggaggcgtggtggcctcatggttagtgtgcttgactccAGATTGAGTGGTCCgtgttcgggtcctggccggggactttgtgctgtgttcttgggcaagacactttactcccacggtgcatCACTccatccaggtgtataaatgtgtaccggcaaaatgctgggggtaaccctgcgatggactggcatcccatccagggtaGAGTAAataatactcctagtcgctttgTGCCACAGAAACCGGGTTAAGCTCCAGCTCTGATGTGCCACTTGGCTTGTAAACAGACTTTACTTAAGGTGGGGCTTCACCTGAATTTTgctgaaaaattggtttttagaTTTTCCTTAAAATCGGCAACTTTAACTATTTAAATAAACATTGGAAAGtgtttttgttcgatttttTGGGTATTTCCCTGTAAAtgaatggtttgtttacaaGCGGTTCAAATCTGAGTTcgcgttgccatggcaacgtcggcagcattgtttgttttttgtggcCGTTTACAGGTTCTTGTCGAAACACGAATGGGATACTTAGTGACACATACATGACCCGAGATTTCGAGGAATCTCCACGAACTGCAGTCTGGGATAGATTTACTGTAAACCGAAAGTTGAGATTGCTTTGTGAAATTAGTGTACCGAGAAATAGTCGAAATATATATTGTTGAATGGCTGGAAAAAAGCAGAGAAGCAGCTACAGGCCTAAACGAAAGGGTAAAGGATTTGGCGGATCGAAAAGAAAGGGGAAACTTGGTGAAAACACTCCGTTAGCAGCAGCAATAATCGATCGAGAAACACCGAGCACCTCTCATGAGGAACCAGACTTGTCAGACTCTGAATGTGCTCAACCACTCAGTTCATCAGCGAAGAAGATGAAGCTCTATCATTCACCAGACGAATCTTCAAAATGTTTGGATGACGAATCAACTGAGCAATGCGAAGCAACTGGTTACAGACTAATTAACTTGGAAAGTCTGTCTTCAGTGCTCTCTGAGGCACATGAATGTGAAGAAGGTGAGAAATAGGTTCGACAGATTTTATCAAACCGTTATATTGTGTTTCAAGCTGAGGAGCAAGGGAATTTCAGTTGatataaaacttttttttagtgattttgaggttttgatgtttttctctGTACATAAATTTAGGCAATTCTATTTCTACATggattttgtttccaaattatGGCATCTGTCTGATTTCACTCTAGATCtttagaaattacaaaaagagcAGTGTCTCATACTacatatttctcttttttctttcttcagcaAACATCATtcttcaagaaaatgaaagtggTCGGGCTGGCTTAAAGTCTGACCTAACTATTACTTGTAGTGCTTGTGATGAAAGCATTTCATTCCAGACATCAGCTAACATTACAAAAAGGGGAAAGTCCTTCGATGTAAACAAAAGAGCTGTTTATCACTCCCTGGAATCCAGAACAGGTTATGAAGGGCTTGCATCCTTTTGTGGAATCATGAACATGCCCTGTATGTCAACAAGTGCCTACCAAAAACAGGTAGACAGCATCCTAGAGGTTGTAGAAGATTACACAAAGGAAGAGCTCACACAGGCAGGTCAAAGGCTGCGAAACATCGTTCTTGATGAGAATCCAGACCTTGACAAGGACGACACTTTGGATGTAGCTGTAAGCTTTGATGGCACCTGGGCCAAGCGGGGTTTTACCTCCCTAACAGGGGTAGTCTTTGCTATTTCAGTAGACAGTGGTGAGGTTTTGGACTACACTGTTTTGTCTAAAGCTTGCCAAAAATGTTCCCTCAAACAGTCCCAGTGTGAAGGAGATGATGAACGATTTCAGGAATGGAGAAGAGAACATTTGGCCTCTGGTGAGTGTGATATTAATTTCAATGGTAGTTCACCAGCCATGGAAGCTGAGGGAGCTTCTATTCTCTGGAGGAGATCAATTGAACTGCACAACATGCATTACAAATGGATGGTCTCAGATGGGGACAGCAAAGCATTCAACACTGTTGAAAATGTGTATGATGATTGCAAAGTGATAAAGTTGGATTGTGTTGGCCACGTACAAAAGAGAATGGGCAAACACCTTTTAAACTTGAAAGCAAGGACAAAAGGAAAGCTGGAGGATGGCAAACCCATAGGGGGGCGTGGCAGgctcactgaaacaaaaattaaaaaattacagaaatattATGGTCTGGCAATACGTCAGAATACTATAAAGAAGTCGAATCCAACTGACAGAGAAGTTGATGTATCCATTTATACTATGAAGAAGAACATTATAGCTATTCTGAACCATAGTGTGAAAACTCAAGATCCTGCCAAACAGCACCGGTTCTGTCCTCTTGGAGAAACCTCATGGTGTAAGTGGCAGCAGGATGTCACAACAGCGACAAAAACTTACAAAGATGATGACTGTTTGCCTGAGGTATTTCTAGAACTTCTCAGGCCAACATTTATGACACTCAGTGACACAAAGTTACTTGAAAGATGCATTCGGGGGACCACCCAAAACCCAAACGAGTGTATCAATGGTACGGTTTGGGTGCGTTGCCCCAAGCATAAGCATCATGGTG from Montipora capricornis isolate CH-2021 chromosome 9, ASM3666992v2, whole genome shotgun sequence encodes:
- the LOC138017030 gene encoding uncharacterized protein, producing MAGKKQRSSYRPKRKGKGFGGSKRKGKLGENTPLAAAIIDRETPSTSHEEPDLSDSECAQPLSSSAKKMKLYHSPDESSKCLDDESTEQCEATGYRLINLESLSSVLSEAHECEEANIILQENESGRAGLKSDLTITCSACDESISFQTSANITKRGKSFDVNKRAVYHSLESRTGYEGLASFCGIMNMPCMSTSAYQKQVDSILEVVEDYTKEELTQAGQRLRNIVLDENPDLDKDDTLDVAVSFDGTWAKRGFTSLTGVVFAISVDSGEVLDYTVLSKACQKCSLKQSQCEGDDERFQEWRREHLASGECDINFNGSSPAMEAEGASILWRRSIELHNMHYKWMVSDGDSKAFNTVENVYDDCKVIKLDCVGHVQKRMGKHLLNLKARTKGKLEDGKPIGGRGRLTETKIKKLQKYYGLAIRQNTIKKSNPTDREVDVSIYTMKKNIIAILNHSVKTQDPAKQHRFCPLGETSWCKWQQDVTTATKTYKDDDCLPEVFLELLRPTFMTLSDTKLLERCIRGTTQNPNECINGTVWVRCPKHKHHGAKVVRYAAASAICHFHKGAECRNEIMDKLSIPGGSHTTHSFRLKNNKRLRKANAQATAMEKKRRQGLQLVRTRREEALLEIDGPTYDPGGF